One Nocardia huaxiensis genomic window, CTGGGTGCCGAAACGCTGTGCGAGCTGCAGCAGCGCCTTGGCGACACGACCCGGGACGTCGGTGAAGATGAGATCCGCGAGGTTGTTGTTGGTGCGGCGCAGGCGGCGGGCAAGCACCCGCAACAGCTGCTCGGCGATCTCCGGCCGCTGGTCGATCCACGCCTTCAGCGCGTCCCGATCCATGGTGACCGCGCGGACCTCGGTGACGGTGGTGGCCGTCGAGGTGCGCGGACCCGGGTCGAAGATCGACAGCTCGCCGAACATGTCCGACGGACCCATGATCGTCAGCAGGTTCTCACGGCCGTCCGGGGAACGGCGGCCGATCTTCACCTTGCCGGAGGTGATGATGTACAGCCGGTCGCCCGGCTCGCCCTCGTTGAAGATCACGTGCCCGCGCGGAAAGTCCACGGGCTGCAGCTGTTTGGCGAGAGCCGCCACCGCGGTGGGCTCTACGCCTTGGAAGATGCCTGCTCTGGCGAGGGCCTCGTCCACGAATGTGCTCCTTATGGGAAATGGCTCTGTACTGGACCGAAGCGAACTCGGCCGACAGTGCAGTCTACTTTGCAATACCACCGGGTAGTGATAGACACCACGCGGACGGCGCTTCTGCGACACGCTAAACCGCATTACACGACACGCAGAAGCGATTTCGCGACACGCAAATCTTAGGCAGACGACACGCCGCCGCAGCATTCGGGAGACCGGCCCCGAGACCGGAAGCGCCCACCCCGGTTCGGACCAGGGTGGGCGAGGAGAAGATCAGGCGGCTCAGCTGGCCTGGGCGACTTCGACGCCCTTGGCCGGAGCCCGGCGGCGCGCCCGCGCCGCGGCAGCGGGAACACCCAGCTTGGTGAGGTCACTGACCTCGGCATTCGTGGCTCGATCGAGGTACTGCTGGACTTCGGGGTCGGGTTCGAGCAGCTTGCGCAGCCGGTTCTCGACACGTTCCATCACCAATGCGAACAGCATCAGCGCTATCGGAAACAGCACCACAGCGAGTCCTTGCATAGGGGTGAGTAAACACGGAGAAGGTCTCAGATGGAACACGGCGTCCGCTCAGCCCGGTTGTCGGGACCGGCTGGTTCCGTAAGGTGGACGCGTGCGTGTCACCAAAACCAGCGCGGCCGCGAACGGGGCCGGAACAGGCGTCCCCGCGGTGCCGTCCGTGAACGACGATACGCCCGCCGCGAGCGAATCCGCGCCGGTGGAAGCCACACTCGCGCGGCCGCGCAAAGCGAACAAGCGCGCCAAGGAGACGCCGACCGGATTGGTGCGCCGCGCCCGCCGCATGAACCGCGAACTGGCCCTCGCCTTCCCGGATGCGCACTGCGAGCTCGATTTCACGAATCCGCTCGAATTGGCTGTTGCCACAATACTTTCCGCGCAATGCACGGATGTGCGTGTGAACATGACCACACCGGCGCTGTTCGCGAAGTATCCGACCGCCCGCGACTACGCCGAAGCCAACCGGACCGAACTCGAGGAGATGATCCGGCCCACCGGCTTCTACCGCAACAAGGCGAACTCGCTCATCGGCCTCGGACAGGCACTGGTCGAACAGTACGACGGCGTGCTGCCGAACAAGCTCGACAAGCTGGTGCAGCTGCCCGGCATCGGACGCAAGACCGCCAATGTCATCCTCGGCAATGCCTTCGGCGTCCCCGGCATCACCGTCGACACCCACTTCGGCCGGCTCGTGCGCCGCTGGAAGTGGACCGACGAGGAGGACCCCGTGAAGGTCGAGCACATCGTCGGCGACCTCATCGAACGCAAAGAGTGGACGATGCTGTCGCACCGGGTGATCTTCCACGGGCGCCGCGTGTGTCATGCCCGCAAGCCCGCGTGCGGCGCCTGCATCCTCGCCAAGGACTGCCCGTCCTACGGGACCGGTCCCACCGATCCGGCCCAGGCCGCCGCTCTGATCAAAGGCCCGGAGACCGAGCATCTGCTCGAACTGGTGGGCCTGTGACACCCACGCTCGAGCAGACCGGGGCTCCGGCGCCGGGCGGCAATACCTGGTGGCGCTGGGCGGTGGCGGCGGTGGTCGTCGCGGTCGCGGTCGCCATCGTGGTGTGGGCGAGCGTGGGCGGGAAGGACACCGAGAAGGCGAAGGGTGCATCGACGACTCCGGCCGTCGCGGCGGTGTCGGCCGCCGATCGCGCCGCCGCGGCCCTGGCCGCCTGCCCGCAGCCGACCGGCGCGCCCGTCAGCGCCGAAAGCCCGCTGCGCGGCATCACGCTCGAATGTCTCGCGAACGGCGCTCCCGTCGACCTCGCCGCGGCTCTGGCCGGAAAACCGGCCCTGATCAACCTGTGGGCCTACTGGTGCGGCCCGTGCGCGGAGGAACTGCCTCTGCTGCAACAGTATTCGGAGCAGGTGGGTGACGCGGTCACGGTGCTGACCGTGCACAGCGACCCGGCCACCGCCAAGGGCCTGTCCCGCCTGACCGGCCTCGGCATCCACCTGCCCGGTGTGGCCGACCCGGATATCAAGGTGCGCAAGGCCGTTCGGGCCCCGCAGGTGCTGCCCGTCTCGATCCTCGTGCGCGCCGACGGCACCGTCGTGAAGGTCGAGGTGCGCGCCTTCGACAGCGTCCAGGACATTGCCGACACCGTGTCCTCCGAGCTCGGGGTCAAGGCATGAGCCCGAGCGGTGCGGCACGAATCACCGTGCCGGGCACCGTGTTTTCCCGTGGTCGGGGTGTAGCGATCGGTGGCGTTGTGGCGTTAGCAGGTGTGTGGGTATGAGAAGCGAGATTTCCGGCAACGGCAGCGTTCCGGAGTGGCTACGGGCGGTGGCCGAGCACGAACCGGCCGACCCGACCGGCATCAATCCGGTGCTGCGGCGAGTCGCCTCGGCGATCTCCAAGCCGCGTGAGGCATCGGTGCTGGTGTTGTTCGGCGGATCGCCGGACGCGGACCCGAACGCCCTGGGCGGACTGCCCGACGACGCCGATGTGCTGCTCACCCAGCGCGCCGCGACCCTGCGCACGCACAGCGGGCAGGTCGCGTTTCCCGGCGGCGGCGTCGAACCCGGCGACGACGGCCCGATCGGCACCGCGCTGCGCGAGGCCGAGGAGGAGACCGGTCTCGACCCGGCCGGCGTGGAGCCGATCTCGGTGCTGCCCAAGATCTTCGTGCCGCCCTCGCGGTTCGAGGTGACCCCGGTCGTCGCCTACTGGCGCACGCCCGGCGAAGTCGGCGTGGTGAGTGAGACCGAGGCGGCGCGCGTGGTGCGGGTGCCGCTGTCGGAGCTCATCGACCCCGCGAATCGGTTCGTGGTGCGGCATCCCCTCGGATACATGGGTCCGGCCTTCGCGGCGGACGGCATGCTGGTGTGGGGCTTCACCGCGGGTGTATTGGCCGGACTGCTCGCCGTGTCCGGCTGGGAACTGGAATGGGACCATCACGATGTGCGTGATCTGCAGGCCTCACTGGCCGCGGTTGGGATGACGTTATGACTGCCTCGGGCTGGCTCGACATCGGAATCGTGCTCCTCGCCCTGCTGGCGGCCACCTCCGGGTGGCGGCAGGGCGCGGTCGCCTCGGCGCTCGCCTTCCTGGGCGTGCTACTCGGGGCGGTGGCGGGCATTCTCATCGCGCCGCACATCCTGCAGCACCTGAGCGAGGGCCGCAGCCGGGTCCTGGTGGGCGTGCTGCTCATCGTGGCGCTGGTGATCGTCGGCGAGGTCGCGGGCATGGTGCTCGGGCGCGCCGCGCGCAGCGGCATGCGCGACCCGTTCACGCGCAGCGTGGACAGCGTGGTCGGCGCGGGCCTGCAGGCGGTCGCGGTGCTGGCCACCGCCTGGCTGCTGGCGCTGCCGCTGACCAACTCCTCGCAGCCGGGAATCGCCGGGGCGGTGAAGAATTCGCAGGTCCTCATCAATGTGGACCATGTGGCGCCGAACTGGCTGCGCAAGGTGCCCAACGAATTCTCCAACCTGCTCAACACCTCCGGGCTGCCGGACGTCATCGGCCCGTTCGGGCGCGTGCAGATCGCCGCGGTGGATCCGCCGGACGGCGGCGTGCTGGACCTGCCGGTGGTGCGCTCGCTGCAGCACAGCGTGCTGCGCATCCGCGGCGTCGCGCCCAGTTGCCAACGGCAGCTGGAGGGTTCGGGCTTCGTGGTGGCGCCCGAGCGCGTCATGACCAACGCCCACGTGGTCGCCGGAACGACCAGTGTCGCGGTGGACATCGCGGGCGGATCGCTGCCGGCCACCGTGGTGCTGTTCGACCCGTCCAAGGATGTGGCGATCCTCGCCGTGCCCGGACTGGACGTGCCGACCGTGCCGCTGGCCCCGGAACCCGCGGAACCGGGCACCAGCTCCATCGTGCTCGGCTACCCGGGCGGCGGCCGGTACACGGCCAGCGCGGCCCGCGTGCGCGAGACGCTGGAACTCAAGGGCCCCAATATCTATCGCGACGACAATGTGGAGCGTGAGGTCTACACGCTGCGCGGCACCGTGCGCGCGGGCAACTCGGGCGGACCGCTGGTCGACACCGACGGGCGGGTGCTGGGCGTGGTGTTCGGCGCCGCCGTCACCGACGACGACACCGGCTACGTGCTGACATTGGACGAGGTGCGCCCGGAAGTGAATGCGGCGCCGAATGTTTCGGCCCCGGTAGAGACCGGCAGCTGCGTACTGAGCTGAGTGTCCGGTGAAAACCGGTGCGGCCCCCACGATGTGGGGGCCGCACTCGTTTCTCAGGCCAGTAGTTTCGCGATCTCCGCGGTGACGGCTTGCGGATTCTCCTGGTGCGCATAGTGACCCGCGTCCGGGATCGCCACCAGATGCCGGTTGGGTGACAGTTCCTGCCCGCGCCGGATGCTGCTCGCCAGCACGTAGTGGTCCTGATCGCCGTACAGCGCCAGCACCGGGATCTGGATGGGTTCCCGCATGGTCTCCATGAAACGCGCACCGTCGGGCCGCCATTGGCTGCGGAAGGCCCAGCGCTGATACTCCAGCGCACAGTGCGCCGCGCCCGGAATCCGGATGGCGGTGCGCACCCGCTCGACGGTGTCGGCGAAGTCGGGGGTGGCCGCCCACCGGGCCCCGGCCCGCTTGCGCATGAGCCGTTCCAGCTCCGCCCCACCGTCTTTGGTGAGTAGATTCTCCGGGTACCGCGGCAGCTGGTAGCGCAGGAAGTTCGGCAGCCAGGTCTTGCGCTGCTTCCCGTCCCGCAGCACCGACTGCTTGAGCGCCGCCGGATGCGGTGAGCTCACCACCGCGATGGCCTTCACCACCCGCGGTTGCAGCACCGCGGTGGCCCAGCACACCAGCCCGCCCTCGGCGTGGCCGACCAGCGTGGCCTCGGTGTGCCCGAGCGCGCGGATCAGGCCCGCCACATCACCGGCGAGCGTCCAGCCGTCGTAGCCGCGCGGCGGCTTGTCGGTGTCGCCGTAGCCGCGCAGATCCACTGCCACGGCCCGGAATCCGCGCTCGGCCAGGGCGGTCAGCTGATGCCGCCACGACCACCAGAAGTCGCCGAAGCCGTGCAGCAGCACGACCAGCGGCGTATCCGGATCCGTGAAGACCGTGCCGCCGGCGGGCATGGCTTCGACCACATGGAAGCGAATGCCGTTGGCATGCACGTCCCGATGGGTCCACGGTCCGTCGTAGCGGACGGCGGACGGATCCGGCAGCGAATTCGACGACACGCCGAGGAAGCGTAATCGAAGAGCTAGCTCCGAGACTTGTCGAGCTCGATCGTGGCGTGTGCGGAGCTGTCGCCGTGGCCGCTGAACCCGCTGGGAATCAGCGTCTTCGCTTCCTTCAGCGATTCGATGGTCTTCTCCGGCGCCCGCAGTTTGCGGACCTTCAGATAGCCCAGCAGGCCGAACACCGCCACGGTGACGATCATCAGCAGGAACACGATGAGGAACGCCAGCCAGCGGTACACCCACACGTCCAGCAGCTCGGCCAGGAAGAAGAAAAAGAAGAACGAACTGAACAGCAGCACCGTCAGCGCCGCGATGAAGAAGACGCTGCCCTGCAGCCCCTTCTTGATCTCACCTGTCACCTCGGCCTTGGCCAGCGCCACCTCGGCGCGCACCAGCGTCGACATCTGCTCGGTCGCGTCGCGCACCAGCGTGCCGATGGTCGCCGACTCGTGAGTGTCGACATCGGACAACGGAATCGAGGTGATGGTGCGGGTGCGGCGCCCGTCCTGCCCGTTACCGCCTGTGTAGCTCAATTGCTCGACCCTTCTCCGTCTCTTCGACTCGTCCCGGTGTGCCCGGCTCGGTCACTCTTGTCCCTGCAGTGCCCGCTCGTCACGTCGTGCCTGGTGGGCACGGCCACGACGCAACAGTAGCGCCGAACCTGCCAGGGAAGCCGCCAATGACGTCAGCAACACTGCTGCCTTCGCGAGTTCGACCGCGGAGCCGTCGCCGACGTCCGCCAGTGCGAGTTCTGCCACAAGAAGGCTAACGGTGAAGCCGATCGCGCCTAGTACCGACAGGGCGAACATGTCCCGGTAACCGAGATCCGAGGGTTTCTCGGCCAGCCCGACACGCACTGCGAGCCAGCTGAATCCGAAGATGCCCAGGGTTTTGCCGACCAGCAGGCCCAGAATGATGGCCAGTGACAGGCGGTTCACGAACAGCTCGGAGAACACCTCCGAATTCAAGGGCACACCGGATGCGAACAGCGCGAACAGCGGAACGCAGACGACCGCCGAGATGGGCTGGAAGAAATGCTCGAGATTCGCTGCGGGCACGCAGTGCTCGTCCTCGTCCGGGTCGGGACGCACCCGGGTGAGCAAGCCCAATATGACG contains:
- a CDS encoding Crp/Fnr family transcriptional regulator, giving the protein MDEALARAGIFQGVEPTAVAALAKQLQPVDFPRGHVIFNEGEPGDRLYIITSGKVKIGRRSPDGRENLLTIMGPSDMFGELSIFDPGPRTSTATTVTEVRAVTMDRDALKAWIDQRPEIAEQLLRVLARRLRRTNNNLADLIFTDVPGRVAKALLQLAQRFGTQEAGALRVTHDLTQEEIAQLVGASRETVNKALADFAHRGWLRLEGKSVLISDSERLARRAR
- the nth gene encoding endonuclease III — its product is MEATLARPRKANKRAKETPTGLVRRARRMNRELALAFPDAHCELDFTNPLELAVATILSAQCTDVRVNMTTPALFAKYPTARDYAEANRTELEEMIRPTGFYRNKANSLIGLGQALVEQYDGVLPNKLDKLVQLPGIGRKTANVILGNAFGVPGITVDTHFGRLVRRWKWTDEEDPVKVEHIVGDLIERKEWTMLSHRVIFHGRRVCHARKPACGACILAKDCPSYGTGPTDPAQAAALIKGPETEHLLELVGL
- a CDS encoding TlpA family protein disulfide reductase, which encodes MTPTLEQTGAPAPGGNTWWRWAVAAVVVAVAVAIVVWASVGGKDTEKAKGASTTPAVAAVSAADRAAAALAACPQPTGAPVSAESPLRGITLECLANGAPVDLAAALAGKPALINLWAYWCGPCAEELPLLQQYSEQVGDAVTVLTVHSDPATAKGLSRLTGLGIHLPGVADPDIKVRKAVRAPQVLPVSILVRADGTVVKVEVRAFDSVQDIADTVSSELGVKA
- a CDS encoding NUDIX hydrolase; the protein is MRSEISGNGSVPEWLRAVAEHEPADPTGINPVLRRVASAISKPREASVLVLFGGSPDADPNALGGLPDDADVLLTQRAATLRTHSGQVAFPGGGVEPGDDGPIGTALREAEEETGLDPAGVEPISVLPKIFVPPSRFEVTPVVAYWRTPGEVGVVSETEAARVVRVPLSELIDPANRFVVRHPLGYMGPAFAADGMLVWGFTAGVLAGLLAVSGWELEWDHHDVRDLQASLAAVGMTL
- a CDS encoding MarP family serine protease; this encodes MTASGWLDIGIVLLALLAATSGWRQGAVASALAFLGVLLGAVAGILIAPHILQHLSEGRSRVLVGVLLIVALVIVGEVAGMVLGRAARSGMRDPFTRSVDSVVGAGLQAVAVLATAWLLALPLTNSSQPGIAGAVKNSQVLINVDHVAPNWLRKVPNEFSNLLNTSGLPDVIGPFGRVQIAAVDPPDGGVLDLPVVRSLQHSVLRIRGVAPSCQRQLEGSGFVVAPERVMTNAHVVAGTTSVAVDIAGGSLPATVVLFDPSKDVAILAVPGLDVPTVPLAPEPAEPGTSSIVLGYPGGGRYTASAARVRETLELKGPNIYRDDNVEREVYTLRGTVRAGNSGGPLVDTDGRVLGVVFGAAVTDDDTGYVLTLDEVRPEVNAAPNVSAPVETGSCVLS
- a CDS encoding alpha/beta fold hydrolase, whose translation is MSSNSLPDPSAVRYDGPWTHRDVHANGIRFHVVEAMPAGGTVFTDPDTPLVVLLHGFGDFWWSWRHQLTALAERGFRAVAVDLRGYGDTDKPPRGYDGWTLAGDVAGLIRALGHTEATLVGHAEGGLVCWATAVLQPRVVKAIAVVSSPHPAALKQSVLRDGKQRKTWLPNFLRYQLPRYPENLLTKDGGAELERLMRKRAGARWAATPDFADTVERVRTAIRIPGAAHCALEYQRWAFRSQWRPDGARFMETMREPIQIPVLALYGDQDHYVLASSIRRGQELSPNRHLVAIPDAGHYAHQENPQAVTAEIAKLLA
- a CDS encoding phage holin family protein gives rise to the protein MSYTGGNGQDGRRTRTITSIPLSDVDTHESATIGTLVRDATEQMSTLVRAEVALAKAEVTGEIKKGLQGSVFFIAALTVLLFSSFFFFFFLAELLDVWVYRWLAFLIVFLLMIVTVAVFGLLGYLKVRKLRAPEKTIESLKEAKTLIPSGFSGHGDSSAHATIELDKSRS